The Mus caroli chromosome 1, CAROLI_EIJ_v1.1, whole genome shotgun sequence genome has a window encoding:
- the Pou3f3 gene encoding POU domain, class 3, transcription factor 3: protein MATAASNPYLPGNSLLTAGSIVHSDAAGAGGGGGGGGGGGGGAGGGGGGMQPGSAAVTSGAYRGDPSSVKMVQSDFMQGAMAASNGGHMLSHAHQWVTALPHAAAAAAAAAAAAVEASSPWSGSAVGMAGSPQQPPQPPPPPPQGPDVKGGAGREDLHAGTALHHRGPPHLGPPPPPPHQGHPGGWGAAAAAAAAAAAAAAAAHLPSMAGGQQPPPQSLLYSQPGGFTVNGMLSAPPGPGGGGGGAGGGAQSLVHPGLVRGDTPELAEHHHHHHHHAHPHPPHPHHAQGPPHHGGGGAGPGLNSHDPHSDEDTPTSDDLEQFAKQFKQRRIKLGFTQADVGLALGTLYGNVFSQTTICRFEALQLSFKNMCKLKPLLNKWLEEADSSTGSPTSIDKIAAQGRKRKKRTSIEVSVKGALESHFLKCPKPSAQEITNLADSLQLEKEVVRVWFCNRRQKEKRMTPPGIQQQTPDDVYSQVGTVSADTPPPHHGLQTSVQ, encoded by the coding sequence ATGGCCACGGCGGCTTCTAACCCCTACCTGCCGGGGAACAGCCTGCTCACGGCCGGCTCCATTGTGCACTCGGACGCGGCCGGGGCGGGCGGCGGCGgagggggcggcggcggcggcggcggcggggcggggggcggcggcggcggcatgCAGCCGGGTAGCGCCGCCGTGACCTCGGGCGCCTACCGTGGGGACCCGTCCTCGGTCAAGATGGTCCAGAGCGACTTCATGCAGGGGGCCATGGCCGCCAGCAACGGCGGCCATATGCTGAGCCACGCGCACCAGTGGGTCACCGCCCTGCCCCAcgctgccgccgctgccgccgctgctgccgccgctgccgTGGAAGCCAGCTCACCGTGGTCGGGCAGTGCGGTGGGCATGGCCGGCAGCCCCCAGCAGCCGCcacagccgccgccgccgccgcctcagGGCCCCGACGTGAAGGGAGGCGCTGGACGCGAAGACCTGCACGCCGGCACCGCGCTGCATCACCGCGGACCGCCGCACCTCGGGCCCCCGCCGCCGCCCCCTCACCAGGGACACCCTGGGGGCTGGGGggccgcagccgccgccgccgctgccgccgccgccgccgctgctgccgctCACCTCCCGTCCATGGCGGGTGGCCAGCAGCCGCCGCCGCAGAGTCTGCTGTACTCGCAGCCGGGAGGCTTCACGGTGAACGGCATGCTGAGCGCGCCCCCGGGGCCCGGCGGTGGCGGCGGTGGAGCGGGCGGTGGAGCCCAGAGCCTGGTTCACCCCGGGCTAGTGCGCGGGGACACGCCCGAGTTGGCGGagcatcatcaccaccatcaccaccacgcGCACCCGCACCCGCCGCACCCGCACCACGCGCAGGGACCCCCGCAtcacggcggcggcggcgcggggcCAGGACTCAACAGCCACGACCCTCACTCGGACGAGGACACGCCGACGTCTGACGACCTGGAGCAGTTCGCTAAGCAGTTCAAACAGCGGCGCATCAAGCTGGGCTTCACCCAGGCGGACGTGGGGCTGGCTCTGGGTACGCTCTATGGCAACGTGTTCTCGCAGACCACTATCTGCCGCTTCGAGGCCCTGCAGCTCAGTTTCAAGAACATGTGCAAGCTCAAGCCGCTACTGAACAAGTGGCTGGAGGAGGCTGACTCGAGCACTGGCAGTCCCACCAGCATTGACAAGATCGCAGCGCAGGGCCGCAAGCGCAAGAAGCGGACCTCCATCGAGGTTAGCGTCAAAGGCGCGCTGGAGAGCCACTTCCTCAAGTGCCCTAAACCCTCGGCGCAGGAAATCACCAACTTGGCCGACAGCCTACAGCTGGAAAAGGAGGTCGTGCGGGTCTGGTTCTGCAACCGACGCCAAAAGGAAAAACGCATGACGCCCCCTGGCATCCAGCAGCAGACGCCGGACGATGTCTACTCGCAGGTGGGTACCGTGAGCGCTGACACACCGCCACCGCACCACGGGCTTCAGACCAGCGTGCAGTGA